A portion of the Channa argus isolate prfri chromosome 19, Channa argus male v1.0, whole genome shotgun sequence genome contains these proteins:
- the fzd8a gene encoding frizzled-8a — protein MDLLGIYLFLSLALLPRSSGTTAKEITCQEIAVPLCKGIGYNYTYMPNQFNHDTQDEAGLEVHQFWPLVEIQCSPDLKFFLCSMYTPICLEDYKKPLPPCRSVCERARAGCAPLMRQYGFPWPDRMKCDLLPVQGNPDTLCMDYNRTDSTTVSPALSKPTNHPGKGYNPPKKPGRPGTPGKYKPPAAPCEPGCKCLEPMVPVNTGRHPLYNRVKTGQITNCAMPCHNPYFTHDERAFTAFWIGLWSVLCFVSTFATVATFLIDMERFKYPERPIIFLSACYMFVSVGYIVRLIAGHEKVACNREFDLEHIHYETTGPALCTVVFLLIYFFGMASSIWWVILSLTWFLAAGMKWGNEAIASYSQYFHLAAWLIPSMKSIAVLALSSVDGDSVAGICYVGNQNLDNLRGFVLAPLVIYLFIGTMFLLAGFVSLFRIRSVIKQGGTKTDKLEKLMIRIGIFTVLYTVPATIIVACYFYEQHNRQSWEITHNCSNCLLEQDRRSPDYAVFMLKYFMCLLVGITSGVWIWSGKTLDSWRTFCTRCCWGSKGTSGSMYSDVSTGLTWRSGTASSVSCPKQMPLSQV, from the coding sequence ATGGACCTGCTTGGGATTTACTTGttcctctctctcgctctcctgCCCCGATCCAGCGGCACCACGGCCAAGGAGATCACCTGCCAAGAGATAGCCGTGCCCCTGTGTAAGGGGATCGGCTATAACTACACCTACATGCCCAACCAGTTTAACCACGATACACAGGACGAGGCGGGACTGGAGGTGCACCAGTTCTGGCCTCTAGTCGAGATCCAGTGTTCACCGGACCTGAAGTTCTTTCTGTGTAGCATGTACACGCCGATCTGCCTGGAAGACTACAAAAAACCTCTTCCGCCGTGCCGAAGCGTGTGTGAGAGAGCGCGGGCGGGTTGTGCGCCTCTCATGAGGCAGTACGGCTTTCCGTGGCCGGACAGGATGAAGTGTGACTTGCTGCCGGTGCAAGGCAACCCCGACACTCTGTGCATGGACTATAACAGGACAGACTCCACCACCGTCTCCCCTGCTCTCTCGAAGCCCACCAACCACCCCGGTAAGGGTTACAATCCACCTAAAAAGCCTGGCAGACCCGGCACGCCTGGGAAGTACAAGCCGCCTGCTGCTCCCTGTGAGCCCGGGTGCAAGTGTCTGGAGCCCATGGTGCCAGTAAACACGGGTCGTCACCCGCTTTACAACCGTGTCAAAACGGGACAGATTACAAACTGCGCCATGCCGTGCCACAACCCCTACTTTACGCACGACGAGAGAGCGTTCACCGCGTTTTGGATCGGACTTTGGTCTGTGTTGTGCTTCGTGTCAACTTTTGCTACTGTCGCCACTTTCCTCATCGACATGGAGCGCTTCAAGTATCCAGAGAGACCCATCATCTTCCTCTCGGCGTGCTACATGTTCGTTTCGGTGGGCTACATTGTCAGGCTCATCGCTGGGCATGAGAAGGTGGCGTGCAACAGGGAGTTTGACCTGGAACACATCCACTATGAGACCACCGGTCCCGCGTTGTGCACTGTGGTGTTCCTGCTCATTTACTTTTTCGGCATGGCCAGCTCCATCTGGTGGGTTATCCTGTCCTTAACCTGGTTCCTCGCAGCCGGGATGAAGTGGGGAAACGAGGCCATCGCCAGTTACTCCCAGTACTTCCACCTGGCCGCCTGGCTCATCCCCAGCATGAAGTCCATCGCAGTCCTGGCGCTGAGCTCCGTGGATGGGGACTCTGTTGCTGGCATCTGCTACGTGGGGAACCAAAACCTGGACAACTTGCGCGGATTCGTTCTGGCTCCTctggtgatttatttattcattggcACTATGTTCCTCCTGGCCGGATTTGTATCCCTGTTCAGGATCCGCAGCGTAATCAAACAAGGTGGCACCAAAACTGACAAACTAGAGAAGCTGATGATTCGAATAGGCATCTTCACGGTGCTCTACACTGTGCCAGCAACTATTATAGTCGCCTGTTACTTTTATGAGCAGCACAACAGGCAGAGCTGGGAGATCACACACAACTGCTCCAACTGTTTATTAGAGCAGGACCGCAGGAGTCCGGACTATGCAGTTTTTATGTTAAAGTACTTCATGTGCCTTCTGGTGGGCATCACATCCGGAGTGTGGATCTGGTCTGGTAAAACTCTGGACTCATGGAGGACTTTCTGCACCAGGTGCTGCTGGGGCAGTAAAGGCACCAGCGGCTCCATGTACAGCGACGTGAGCACCGGACTGACGTGGAGGTCAGGCACGGCCAGCTCCGTGTCCTGCCCCAAGCAGATGCCATTGTCCCAAGTTTGA